A single genomic interval of Sander lucioperca isolate FBNREF2018 chromosome 9, SLUC_FBN_1.2, whole genome shotgun sequence harbors:
- the LOC116044007 gene encoding tripartite motif-containing protein 16-like — protein sequence MAQRRVKLVRETFSCVICLDLLKDPVTILCGHSYCMDCIQRHWDGEDGKKIYSCPQCRKTFTPRPVLRKNTMLSDLVEQMMKTGLQAAPADHCYAGPEDVACDVCTGRKLKALKSCLVCLVSYCDQHLQPHYNSSAFEKHKLVEPSKNLQENICSHHDEVMKIFCRTDQKCICYLCTVDEHKGHDTVSAAAERTERQKELEGSQQNIQQRIQDREKDVKLLQQEVEAINSYADEAMDDTENLFTQLIGLMEQRRSDVKQQVRSQQKTDLSRVKDLQKKLDQEITELKRKDAELKKLSHTEDHTQFLHNYSSLSPLSETTDSSSINIRPMRYFGYLIAGASEVRDKLQDTVSDLWTNLSTPGTEVDVVLPNPQSEPKNRAEFLKYSCEITLDPNTANTHMLLSERNRKATLLIEEQSCSSHPDRFTGCRQVLSKESLTGRCYWEVEWTGRGVQVAVAYNDISRGMSFRECAFGLNDKSWALDTYSNSFLHNKVQTLFSGPVSSRVGVYLDHRAGTLSFYSVSETMTLLHRVQTTFTQPLYAGLLFFFCGATAKFSKLK from the coding sequence ATGGCGCAGAGACGTGTTAAGCTGGTTCGGGAAACTTTCTCTTGCGTGATTtgtctggatctactgaaggatccTGTGACTATTCTCTGTGGACACAGCTACTGTATGGACTGTATTCAACGCCACTGGGATGGAGAGGATGGGAAGAAAATCTACAGCTGTCCCCAGTGTAGAAAGACTTTCACACCGAGGCCTGTACTGCGGAAAAACACCATGTTATCAGATTTAGTGGAGCAAATGATGAagactggactccaagctgctcctgctgatcactgctatgctggacctgaagatgtggcctgtgatgtctGCACTGGGAGAAAACTGAAAGCACTCAAGTCCTGTCTGGTGTGTCTGGTCTCTTACTGTGATCAACACCTTCAGCCTCATTATAACTCCTCTGCGTTTGAGAAACATAAGCTGGTGGAGCCCTCCAAGAATCTCCAGGAGAACATCTGCTCTCATCATGATGAGGTGATGAAGATTTTCTGTCGTACTGATCAGAAGTGTATCTGTTATCTCTGCACTGTGGATGAACATAAAGGCCACGacacagtctcagctgcagcagaaaggactgagaggcagaaagagCTCGAGGGGAGTCAacaaaacatccagcagagaatccaggacagagagaaagatgtgaagctgcttcaacagGAGGTGGAGGCTATTAATAGCTATGCTGATGAAGCAATGGATGACACAGAGAATTTATTTACTCAACTAATCGGTCTCATGGAGCAAAGGCGCTCTGATGTGAAACAGCAGGTCAGATCGCAGCAGAAAACTGATttgagtcgagtcaaagatcttcagaagaagctggatcaagagatcactgagctgaagaggaaagacgctgagctgaagaagctttcacacacagaggatcacacccagtttctacacaactactcctcactgtcaccactcagTGAAACTACAGACTCATCCAGCATCAATATCCGTCCTATGCGCTACTTTGGTTATTTGATAGCGGGCGCGTCAGAAGTCAGAGACAAACTACAAGACACTGTGAGCGACCTGTGGACAAACCTCTCAACGCCTGGGACTGAAGTGGATGTTGTACTGCCAAATCCACAATCAGAGCCCAAGAACAGAGCTgaattcttaaaatattcatgtgaaatcacactggatccaaacacagcGAACACACATATGTTGTTATCTGAGAGGAACAGAaaagctacattactcatagaaGAACAGTCTTGTTCCAGTCACCCAGACAGATTCACTGGATGTCGACAAGTCCTGAGTAAagagagtctgactggacgttgttactgggaggtggagtGGACAGGGAGGGGAGTTCAGGTAGCAGTCGCATACAATGACATCAGCAGAGGAATGAGCTTCCGTGAATGTGCATTTGGATTGAATGACAAATCCTGGGCGTTAGACACTTATTCAAATAGTTTCTTGCACAACAAAGTCCAAACGCTCTTCTCAGGTCCTGTgtcctccagagtaggagtgtacctggatcacaggGCAGGtactctgtccttctacagcgtctctgaaaccatgactctcctccacagagtccagaccacattcactcagccgctctatgctggacttttgtttttcttttgtggaGCCACTGCCAAGTTCAGTAAACTCAAATAG